The following coding sequences are from one Kallotenue papyrolyticum window:
- a CDS encoding ATP-binding protein, giving the protein MVDRPPVYPFAALVGQDQLKLALLLALINPAIGGVLLEGPYGVGKTTAVRALLDLMPPVTRPLCRHGCTPDEPEALCPACRERLQRGESLLITEPMRLIELPLNARLEDVVGGINERVALEQRRVLLEPGVLAVAHGNVLYVDEINLLDAAIADAILDAAAQGRTFVRRGAMISLYPSRFVLIGSMNPEEGRLRPQILDRFGLRVWVAPLEAGAERLEALRRARAFQADAEDFRARYAAETAALAGQVLVARAGLPAIQPDEAAERLAITLVDMLGIPSQRAEIVLLEAARALAALEGRPAAQADDVRRVAPLVLRQRRSETIACEAQRVAEEQALIQQALAQATRHEAAARRR; this is encoded by the coding sequence ATGGTGGATCGCCCACCCGTCTATCCCTTTGCGGCGCTGGTCGGTCAGGATCAGCTTAAGCTGGCGCTGCTGCTGGCACTGATCAACCCGGCGATCGGCGGTGTGTTGCTGGAAGGTCCCTACGGCGTGGGCAAAACCACCGCCGTGCGCGCGCTGCTCGATCTGATGCCGCCGGTAACGCGTCCGCTCTGCCGGCATGGCTGCACCCCTGATGAGCCGGAGGCGCTGTGTCCCGCCTGCCGCGAGCGCCTACAACGCGGCGAGTCGCTGCTGATCACCGAGCCGATGCGCCTGATCGAACTGCCGCTCAACGCCCGCCTGGAGGACGTGGTAGGCGGCATCAACGAACGGGTGGCGCTGGAGCAACGGCGCGTGCTGCTCGAACCCGGCGTGCTGGCCGTAGCGCACGGCAACGTGCTATACGTGGATGAGATCAATCTGCTCGATGCGGCCATCGCCGATGCAATCCTAGACGCCGCTGCCCAGGGCCGCACCTTTGTCCGGCGCGGCGCCATGATCAGCCTCTACCCCTCGCGCTTCGTGTTGATCGGCTCGATGAACCCCGAAGAGGGGCGCCTGCGTCCGCAGATTCTGGATCGCTTCGGCCTGCGGGTCTGGGTCGCGCCACTGGAGGCCGGCGCCGAGCGCCTGGAAGCGCTGCGTCGCGCGCGCGCTTTTCAGGCCGATGCGGAGGACTTTCGCGCGCGCTATGCCGCTGAGACCGCCGCACTGGCGGGACAGGTGCTGGTAGCGCGGGCAGGGCTGCCGGCGATCCAACCCGATGAAGCGGCCGAGCGTCTGGCGATCACGCTGGTTGACATGCTTGGCATTCCCTCACAGCGCGCCGAGATCGTGCTGCTGGAAGCGGCGCGCGCCCTGGCCGCGCTGGAAGGGCGCCCCGCAGCGCAGGCCGACGACGTGCGCCGCGTCGCGCCGCTGGTGCTGCGCCAGCGCCGTTCGGAGACGATTGCCTGTGAAGCACAGCGTGTCGCCGAGGAACAGGCGTTGATCCAGCAGGCGCTCGCGCAGGCAACACGTCACGAGGCTGCCGCGCGCCGGCGCTAA
- a CDS encoding DUF503 domain-containing protein, which translates to MIIGSLLLEIYIPSARSLKDKRSVVKSVLQRLRNEFNVSTAEVGQQDRWQVAQIGVVCVSSDGQYAQEQLRAIVDWLYAHRPDLSVSRAEIELL; encoded by the coding sequence ATGATCATCGGAAGCCTACTACTTGAGATCTACATCCCATCGGCGCGCTCGCTCAAAGACAAGCGCAGCGTCGTCAAATCGGTGCTGCAGCGCCTCAGGAACGAATTCAACGTATCCACTGCGGAGGTGGGCCAACAGGACCGTTGGCAGGTTGCGCAGATCGGCGTGGTGTGCGTATCATCCGATGGACAGTATGCGCAGGAGCAACTGCGCGCGATCGTTGATTGGCTGTACGCACATCGGCCCGATCTGAGCGTCAGCCGCGCCGAGATCGAACTCCTGTGA
- a CDS encoding LON peptidase substrate-binding domain-containing protein — MEPLALFPLHTVLFPGAVLPLQVFEPRYRLMIGRCLEQRQPFGVVLIREGEEVGGPAVPYEVGTTAVIQQLLRLEGGLMLLSAVGERRFRIRQIVQRQPYLTAEVEYLADRVTSEAINLARAIQQLYARHREALLHATGIQSEMDDLPDDPIALSYQLAAQFRVIDYSKQQLLEADLEERLAAIADALQREIELLPKHADTPPPTTSGPWSLN; from the coding sequence ATGGAACCGCTGGCGCTCTTCCCACTGCATACCGTGCTCTTTCCCGGCGCAGTACTGCCCCTCCAGGTTTTTGAGCCGCGCTACCGCTTGATGATCGGGCGTTGCCTGGAGCAGCGCCAGCCGTTTGGCGTGGTGCTGATCCGCGAGGGCGAGGAGGTGGGTGGCCCGGCTGTGCCCTATGAGGTCGGCACCACGGCGGTGATTCAACAGTTGTTGCGCCTGGAGGGCGGCCTGATGCTGCTCTCAGCCGTGGGCGAGCGTCGCTTCCGTATTCGTCAGATCGTCCAGCGCCAGCCCTACCTGACCGCCGAGGTGGAGTACCTGGCAGACCGGGTGACGAGCGAGGCGATCAACCTGGCCCGTGCGATCCAACAGTTGTATGCCCGCCATCGCGAGGCGTTGCTGCACGCCACCGGCATTCAGAGCGAGATGGATGACCTGCCCGATGACCCGATTGCGCTATCGTACCAACTGGCCGCACAATTCCGCGTGATCGATTATTCCAAGCAACAGTTGTTGGAAGCCGACCTGGAAGAACGCCTGGCGGCGATCGCCGATGCGCTGCAGCGCGAGATCGAGCTGCTGCCCAAACACGCCGACACGCCACCTCCCACCACGTCTGGTCCCTGGTCGCTCAACTGA
- a CDS encoding CCA tRNA nucleotidyltransferase, giving the protein MSLPAPDAETLRQQLTQALTPAAREVLALAIERAAALQLPLYLVGGPVRDALLGLPIVELDLVVEGDAWLLAEALASATDGRLTQHAAFRTATVALEHQGQPLTIDVVTARRERYPAPAALPIVEPATIQEDLARRDFTINTLALRLLPDGDVVLLDPFNGREDLARRRLRVLHDASFEDDPTRILRAARFVARLELAVVPHTRRLIDAAVRQELLLRTSPPRLLNEIWLLLDEPAPERALALLHTWNALPQLGLSWSPSIFTTFPAARRSLAPQLLPQVYLALLWLAMTPAARQAFGERYNLPAWARTLARELPQLLALPLDRPLDAVALEALLRRFPVALLHALALSSPATIQANLRRYLDEIRPLPPLLSGEELRALGIAPGPTYGRILRALRQAQLSGMITTRDEALAWLERLRDDEHAGSCYDPSRHSEV; this is encoded by the coding sequence GTGAGTCTCCCGGCACCTGACGCTGAGACGCTCCGGCAACAGCTGACCCAGGCGCTCACGCCCGCGGCGCGCGAAGTGCTGGCGCTGGCGATCGAACGCGCGGCCGCGCTGCAGCTCCCGCTCTACCTGGTGGGCGGGCCGGTGCGCGATGCGCTGCTGGGCCTGCCGATTGTCGAGCTGGACCTGGTTGTCGAAGGCGACGCCTGGCTGCTGGCCGAAGCACTGGCCAGCGCCACCGACGGCCGCCTGACGCAGCACGCCGCCTTTCGCACCGCGACCGTTGCGCTTGAACATCAGGGGCAGCCGCTCACCATCGATGTGGTGACGGCGCGTCGCGAGCGCTATCCCGCACCCGCCGCGCTGCCGATCGTCGAGCCGGCGACAATCCAGGAGGATCTGGCCCGGCGCGACTTCACGATCAACACCCTGGCGCTGCGGCTCTTGCCCGATGGTGACGTAGTGCTGCTGGATCCCTTCAACGGACGCGAGGATCTGGCGCGGCGCCGCCTGCGCGTGCTGCACGATGCTTCCTTTGAGGACGATCCCACGCGCATCCTGCGCGCGGCGCGCTTCGTCGCCCGCCTCGAACTGGCGGTGGTGCCCCACACGCGGCGCCTGATCGATGCGGCGGTGCGCCAGGAACTGCTGCTGCGCACCTCGCCCCCGCGCCTGCTCAACGAGATCTGGCTGCTGCTGGATGAGCCCGCGCCGGAGCGCGCTCTGGCGCTGCTCCACACCTGGAATGCACTGCCACAGCTCGGCCTAAGCTGGTCGCCCAGCATCTTCACCACCTTTCCCGCGGCGCGCCGCAGCCTCGCGCCCCAGCTCCTGCCGCAGGTCTATCTGGCATTGTTGTGGCTGGCCATGACGCCCGCAGCACGACAGGCCTTTGGCGAGCGCTACAACCTGCCGGCCTGGGCGCGCACGTTGGCGCGCGAGCTGCCCCAACTCCTGGCGCTGCCGCTCGACCGTCCGTTGGACGCTGTGGCGCTGGAGGCCCTGCTGCGCCGCTTTCCGGTGGCGCTGTTGCACGCCCTGGCATTGAGTAGCCCCGCCACCATCCAGGCGAACCTGCGCCGGTACCTCGACGAGATCCGGCCGTTGCCGCCACTGCTGAGCGGCGAGGAGCTGCGGGCGCTTGGCATCGCGCCGGGGCCAACGTATGGCCGGATCCTGCGTGCCCTGCGCCAGGCCCAACTCAGCGGCATGATCACCACGCGCGACGAGGCGCTGGCCTGGCTCGAGCGTCTGAGGGATGACGAGCACGCGGGATCGTGCTACGATCCCAGCAGACACAGCGAGGTGTGA
- the hisB gene encoding imidazoleglycerol-phosphate dehydratase HisB, with product MTRSATIERITKETQVRLTLNLDGSGQATVSTGVGFFDHMLDHLARHGQFDLSVQCAGDLHIDEHHTVEDVAICLGQAIDRALGERAGIVRTAHAFVPMDEALCFAAIDISGRPYAVVDAEFGSDRIGGLATDLIWHIFESIAVHARLTAHLRVHYGRNDHHKCEGLFKAFARALDAATRIDERLKGAIPSTKGVL from the coding sequence ATGACACGCAGCGCCACGATTGAACGCATCACCAAAGAAACGCAGGTGCGCCTGACGCTCAACCTGGACGGCAGCGGCCAGGCCACCGTCAGCACCGGCGTGGGCTTTTTCGATCACATGCTCGACCATCTGGCGCGGCATGGCCAGTTCGATCTGAGCGTGCAGTGCGCCGGCGACCTGCACATCGACGAGCACCATACCGTCGAGGATGTGGCGATCTGTCTGGGACAGGCCATCGACCGCGCGCTGGGCGAGCGCGCCGGCATTGTGCGGACCGCCCACGCCTTCGTGCCCATGGATGAGGCGCTGTGCTTCGCCGCCATCGACATCAGCGGGCGACCCTACGCGGTGGTCGATGCCGAGTTCGGGAGCGACCGCATCGGCGGGCTGGCCACCGATCTGATCTGGCACATTTTCGAGTCGATCGCCGTGCATGCGCGACTGACGGCGCACCTGCGCGTGCACTATGGCCGTAACGATCACCACAAGTGCGAAGGGCTCTTCAAAGCCTTTGCGCGCGCCCTGGACGCGGCGACGCGCATCGACGAACGGCTCAAGGGCGCCATTCCTAGCACCAAGGGCGTATTGTGA
- the hisN gene encoding histidinol-phosphatase, giving the protein MPDEPIRALLDFAQELAYQAGKVTLAYFGTGIVPELKADQTPVTIADRQAEERLRAMITARFPEHAILGEEFGEVNPGARWRWILDPIDGTKSFVQGVPLYGVLVGLERDGEPVVGVCYLPALDEMVAAARGEGCTLNGRRASVSNVERVEDAVLLCSDGESFAAYGRQTAYDRLRRRARIVRTWGDCYGHVLVATGRAEIMLDPIMNVWDCAALLPIVQEAGGTFTDWNGAPTIHGGNAIATNGLLFEAVMAAIKP; this is encoded by the coding sequence ATGCCCGACGAACCGATCCGCGCGCTGCTGGATTTCGCTCAGGAGCTGGCCTACCAGGCCGGCAAGGTCACGCTGGCCTACTTCGGCACCGGCATCGTGCCCGAGCTCAAAGCCGATCAGACGCCCGTCACCATCGCCGACCGCCAGGCCGAAGAGCGGCTGCGCGCCATGATCACGGCGCGCTTTCCAGAGCACGCGATCCTGGGCGAGGAATTCGGCGAGGTCAACCCCGGCGCGCGCTGGCGCTGGATCCTCGACCCGATCGACGGCACCAAATCCTTTGTGCAGGGCGTGCCGCTCTATGGTGTGCTGGTCGGCCTGGAGCGCGACGGCGAGCCGGTGGTCGGCGTGTGCTATCTGCCGGCGCTGGATGAGATGGTGGCCGCGGCGCGTGGCGAGGGCTGCACGCTCAACGGACGCCGCGCGTCCGTCAGCAACGTAGAGCGTGTCGAAGATGCGGTGCTGCTCTGCTCCGACGGCGAGTCCTTCGCTGCCTATGGCCGGCAAACGGCCTACGATCGGCTCCGCCGCCGCGCGCGCATTGTGCGCACCTGGGGCGACTGCTATGGCCATGTGCTGGTGGCCACCGGTCGCGCCGAGATCATGCTCGATCCGATCATGAATGTGTGGGACTGCGCCGCACTGCTGCCGATCGTCCAGGAAGCGGGCGGCACCTTCACCGACTGGAACGGCGCGCCGACAATTCACGGCGGCAACGCCATCGCAACCAACGGCCTGCTGTTCGAAGCGGTCATGGCCGCGATCAAGCCGTAG
- the hisC gene encoding histidinol-phosphate transaminase produces MEIEALIRPDLAALEPYTPIVPFEALSARLGLPVERIIKLDANENPYGPAPGVREALARYPFYAIYPDPDQTELRAAISGYIGQPTERIICGNGSDEIIDLLMRLFVAPGEAVVEAPPTFGMYSFNTGVVGGRLVQVPRDEAFGVDVEAIAAAVEASRAKLIFLPSPNNPDGSLLPRAAVERLLELPAVLVVDEAYAEFSGQSVADLVGQAPNLVVLRTFSKWAGLAGLRIGYGLVPEPIIRHLWKIKPPYNINMAAHVAALASLAAVDELLANVRRIIAERERVFAALAAMPQVRVYPSAANFLLVRLRNGDGRAVKQALEQRGILIRHYNKPGLQDCIRISIGTPTHNDALLEALSDLLQN; encoded by the coding sequence ATGGAGATCGAAGCACTGATACGGCCCGATCTGGCCGCGCTGGAACCCTACACGCCGATCGTGCCCTTTGAGGCGCTCAGCGCTCGGCTGGGGCTGCCCGTCGAGCGCATCATCAAGCTGGACGCCAACGAAAATCCGTATGGTCCCGCGCCGGGAGTACGCGAGGCGCTGGCACGCTACCCCTTCTACGCGATCTATCCCGATCCGGATCAGACCGAGCTGCGCGCAGCGATCAGCGGCTACATCGGCCAGCCGACCGAGCGCATCATCTGCGGCAACGGCTCGGACGAGATCATCGACCTGTTGATGCGCCTGTTCGTCGCGCCCGGCGAGGCCGTGGTGGAGGCGCCGCCGACCTTCGGCATGTACAGCTTCAACACCGGCGTGGTCGGCGGTCGGCTGGTGCAGGTGCCACGCGATGAGGCCTTCGGCGTCGATGTCGAGGCCATCGCCGCGGCGGTGGAGGCATCGCGCGCCAAGCTGATCTTTCTGCCCTCGCCCAACAATCCGGATGGCAGTCTGCTGCCACGGGCGGCGGTGGAGCGGCTGCTGGAGCTGCCCGCGGTGCTGGTAGTGGATGAGGCCTACGCCGAGTTCAGCGGCCAGAGCGTGGCCGATCTGGTCGGGCAGGCGCCCAATCTGGTGGTGCTGCGCACCTTCTCCAAATGGGCCGGCCTGGCCGGGCTGCGCATCGGCTATGGACTGGTGCCGGAGCCGATCATCCGCCATCTGTGGAAGATCAAGCCGCCCTACAACATCAACATGGCCGCACATGTCGCCGCGCTGGCCTCGCTAGCGGCGGTGGACGAGTTGTTAGCCAACGTCCGGCGCATCATCGCCGAGCGCGAGCGCGTCTTTGCCGCGCTGGCGGCCATGCCGCAGGTGCGCGTCTACCCCTCGGCGGCCAACTTTCTGCTGGTGCGGCTGCGCAACGGCGATGGGCGTGCCGTCAAACAGGCGCTGGAGCAGCGCGGCATCCTGATCCGGCACTACAACAAGCCCGGCCTGCAAGACTGCATCCGCATCAGCATCGGCACGCCCACGCACAACGATGCGCTGCTGGAGGCGTTGAGCGATCTGCTACAGAACTGA
- a CDS encoding carboxypeptidase-like regulatory domain-containing protein has translation MFVRWRFVRSIPGGVALCALLGLTLLLGLLPTPQRAAAAADGVSCAPDSGSATISGSVTASGGGALSNVLVTAWTVYGDRGGYDYTDASGAYTISGLIGGAYVVQFAGTGSYAGEWYSDQPTAQSATAVNVPEGGAVSGINAILNQGAQFSGTVTGSGSPLSSVQVRVYDANQQLVASASTNASGVYLTTPGLPNGSYRIAFEDSGAHLGEWYNNRDSFASANALSVTTPGVRNGINADLARGGAISGRVTDAGGAPLNGIFVIASGANGSGYAYTNPSGNYTITGLRSGSYQIHSAPLSDNVNLVGSPRTVNVSAPLTTSGVDLTMAPGGTISGRVTDTSGTPLNSLTVFVGNADGSYQKYVSTNSSGVYSATGLPSGRYRVYFRPSAYIPEAYNNRPNFAQADPINVVAPATVTGIDAVLERGGAISGRVTDATSGAPIEHVFVEVLDTNDQRVESAFTRADGTYRTATTLPSGAYRVRFNADERFASCAYVTAYYNGQATFETADPVVVTAPTERTNINAQLQRGSLIFGRVTDATSGAPITRGWVHIYNAAGQHVMIGRLTFLGGWRSETALPSGAYRVHFQDDDQGYIDEWYADQTSLDSATPIVLNAPNDRYGIDAALARGGLISGRVTGVDSGLPFSAGFVTVINSTGGQVGFASINEDGTYTVRSGLPSGQYLVAVVPYEGEGAGDRPRYITTYYRSASTPGAPQPVTVTAPNTTPNIDIAMLYGQLLPLMQR, from the coding sequence ATGTTCGTCAGATGGCGGTTCGTTCGTTCGATTCCTGGCGGCGTCGCCCTGTGCGCACTACTCGGTCTTACGCTCTTGCTCGGCCTGTTGCCCACGCCACAGCGAGCGGCTGCCGCTGCCGATGGCGTCTCGTGCGCGCCTGACAGCGGCAGCGCCACGATCAGCGGCAGCGTGACCGCGTCCGGCGGCGGCGCGCTGAGCAACGTACTGGTCACGGCCTGGACCGTGTATGGCGATCGCGGTGGTTACGACTACACCGACGCGAGTGGCGCCTACACCATCAGTGGCCTGATCGGCGGCGCATACGTGGTGCAGTTCGCGGGCACGGGCAGCTACGCCGGCGAATGGTACAGCGATCAACCTACGGCGCAGAGCGCTACAGCGGTGAACGTGCCCGAAGGCGGCGCGGTCAGCGGTATCAATGCCATTCTGAACCAGGGCGCGCAGTTCAGCGGCACGGTAACCGGTAGTGGCAGTCCTCTCAGCTCGGTGCAGGTGCGCGTCTACGATGCGAACCAGCAGCTTGTCGCCAGCGCCTCCACCAATGCCAGCGGCGTGTATCTCACCACGCCCGGCCTGCCCAACGGCAGTTATCGCATCGCCTTCGAGGATAGCGGCGCGCACCTAGGTGAGTGGTACAACAACCGCGACTCGTTCGCCAGCGCCAATGCGCTCAGCGTGACAACGCCCGGCGTTCGTAACGGCATCAATGCCGACCTAGCCCGCGGCGGCGCGATCAGCGGCCGGGTCACGGATGCCGGCGGCGCGCCACTGAACGGCATATTCGTGATCGCCTCCGGCGCGAATGGCTCCGGCTATGCCTACACCAACCCGAGCGGCAATTACACCATCACCGGTCTGCGCAGCGGCAGCTACCAGATCCACAGCGCACCGTTGTCCGACAACGTCAACCTGGTCGGCTCCCCGCGCACGGTGAACGTCAGCGCGCCCCTGACAACATCTGGCGTCGACCTGACGATGGCGCCTGGCGGCACGATCAGCGGCCGAGTCACCGACACATCCGGCACGCCGCTCAACAGTCTGACCGTGTTCGTCGGCAACGCGGATGGCAGCTACCAGAAGTATGTGTCCACCAACAGCAGCGGCGTGTACTCCGCCACCGGCCTGCCGAGCGGCAGGTACCGCGTCTATTTCCGCCCCAGCGCGTATATCCCGGAAGCCTACAACAATCGCCCTAACTTTGCTCAGGCCGATCCGATCAACGTGGTTGCTCCGGCAACCGTCACCGGCATCGATGCCGTGCTGGAGCGCGGCGGCGCGATCAGCGGGCGCGTCACCGATGCCACGAGCGGCGCGCCGATCGAGCATGTTTTTGTGGAAGTACTGGACACCAATGATCAGCGCGTTGAAAGCGCGTTTACCCGGGCCGACGGCACCTATCGCACCGCGACCACACTGCCGAGCGGCGCGTACCGCGTGCGCTTCAACGCCGATGAACGCTTTGCCTCGTGCGCCTACGTTACTGCGTACTACAACGGCCAAGCAACCTTTGAGACAGCCGACCCGGTCGTGGTGACGGCGCCAACCGAACGGACCAACATCAACGCCCAGTTGCAGCGCGGCAGCCTCATCTTCGGACGGGTGACCGATGCCACGAGCGGCGCGCCGATCACACGCGGCTGGGTGCACATCTACAACGCGGCTGGTCAGCACGTCATGATCGGGCGCCTTACCTTTCTCGGCGGCTGGCGCAGCGAAACCGCGCTTCCCAGCGGTGCGTACCGCGTGCATTTCCAGGACGACGATCAGGGCTACATCGACGAATGGTACGCTGACCAGACGTCGCTCGACAGCGCCACGCCGATCGTGCTGAACGCGCCCAACGACCGTTACGGCATCGACGCTGCGCTGGCACGGGGCGGGCTGATCAGCGGGCGTGTCACCGGCGTGGATAGCGGGCTACCTTTCAGCGCCGGCTTCGTTACGGTGATCAACAGCACCGGCGGCCAGGTCGGCTTTGCTTCGATCAACGAGGATGGCACCTACACCGTGCGTTCAGGCCTGCCCAGCGGTCAGTATCTGGTTGCCGTGGTGCCATACGAGGGTGAGGGAGCGGGCGACAGGCCCCGCTACATCACCACTTATTACCGTAGCGCCAGCACGCCGGGTGCCCCCCAACCGGTGACCGTCACCGCGCCCAACACAACCCCCAATATCGATATCGCCATGCTCTACGGCCAGCTTCTGCCGCTCATGCAGCGCTAG
- a CDS encoding TlyA family RNA methyltransferase, which yields MKQRLDMLLVERELAPSRARAQALILAGQVYVDGQKRTKAGELVDVNAVVEVRGGLPFVGRGGLKLAHALDTFALEVRDRIAIDVGAATGGFTDVLLQRGAARVYAIDVGYGQLAYRLRHDPRVVLLERTNIRTLTALPAGVLADCGVVDVSFISLRLVLPAMQRLLRPDAWIVALIKPQFEAGPQDVGKGGVVRDTRVHRRVLREVLSFAAEQGLPPHGLTASPIRGPAGNFEFLAWLGGPGPELALEPAIELALAETAERPDASPERHGP from the coding sequence ATGAAGCAACGTTTGGACATGCTCCTGGTCGAGCGCGAGCTCGCGCCTTCACGCGCCAGAGCCCAGGCACTGATCCTGGCCGGCCAAGTGTATGTCGACGGCCAAAAGCGCACCAAAGCCGGCGAACTGGTGGATGTGAACGCTGTGGTCGAGGTGCGCGGCGGCCTGCCCTTCGTGGGGCGGGGTGGCCTCAAACTGGCGCATGCCCTCGACACGTTCGCGCTGGAGGTGCGCGATCGCATCGCCATCGACGTGGGCGCAGCGACGGGCGGTTTTACCGACGTGTTGCTGCAGCGCGGCGCGGCGCGTGTCTATGCCATCGACGTCGGCTATGGTCAGCTCGCCTATCGTCTGCGCCACGATCCGCGTGTCGTGCTGCTGGAGCGCACCAACATCCGTACCTTGACGGCTTTGCCCGCCGGCGTGCTGGCCGACTGCGGCGTTGTCGATGTCTCGTTTATCTCGTTGCGCCTGGTCTTGCCGGCCATGCAGCGTCTGCTGCGCCCGGATGCCTGGATCGTGGCTTTGATCAAGCCCCAGTTCGAGGCCGGGCCGCAGGATGTCGGTAAAGGTGGCGTGGTGCGCGACACGCGTGTCCATCGCCGCGTGCTGCGCGAAGTGCTGAGCTTCGCGGCCGAGCAGGGCTTGCCGCCGCATGGATTGACCGCCTCGCCGATCCGCGGACCGGCAGGCAACTTTGAGTTTCTGGCCTGGCTTGGCGGGCCTGGTCCCGAGCTGGCGCTGGAGCCGGCTATCGAGCTGGCGCTGGCCGAGACGGCCGAGCGGCCCGATGCATCACCTGAGAGACATGGCCCATGA